GTCTGATATCAGTGACAATACGTATCACCTCTGGAGTCATGACCAATGAACCTCTTGGGAGAACCGATGTTGAATGCTTAATCAGTAACTTCTAAAATATCTGTGACGATCATCTGTAAAAATTCACTGGAAGTTTTTCCATGGTTTCCTCAAATTCCAGTGTTACGTTGATGACGAACGACTGCGTTCTAGGGGAAGCCCTTCAGAAGGCTGAATCAATGGGATAAACATCCTCTAGGATAGATTTTTGCGATTTATCGACAATATCCAGATGCCTAGACAACGCCAGCAAGAATTACAGCTAGGCGGATTCCAATGTGGGGAGGCTAGGGTGATTGCCAATCAAGATAGTGCCCCGTAAATAAGCATGGCTGAGGTTCACATCGCTTAGGGTGGCATTGGTGAGATTTGCCTTCGTTAAGTTAGTCTCAGTGAAGTTCGCTCCGGTTAAAACGGCATCAGTGAGATTTGCATGACTCAGATTCGTTTTGGTGAGATTCGCCTTCGTTAAGTTGGCACCACTCAAGTTGGCACCACTTAGATTTAGATTTCTCAAGTTGGCAGCCATCAGGTTCAGATTTCGAAAATCTCTTTGTCCGGCAGCATAACGACTTAAGAGTTCTTTGGTATTCATAGGGTTGGGGGAGATACTGAGAAGATAATTGCAATGGGCGATGTCAATTTTTAGCTCTCAGACGATAGGTGAGGATCGATAGTCCTTCTGTAGGAACGAAGTAAGTTTCGATCAACTCTCGATCTTTAAGACGTTCTAAGGCCTGAACCAGCATTGGATAACTTTTGCCAGTGAGATCAAAGAGCTGACCTCGGGTTTTATCCCCTTGCTTGAGGACTTCTAAAATGATCTTGTCCATAGAATTAGGTATCTAGGTTTATAAGGATGCCTCCGAAGAATCTAGACTAGTGGATCAGGTCAAAACTTACGTTTGCAGTTAGAGAGTTCAACATTCAAGGTTCTGAGGAGTTAATATTGACTCTTACAATCGTTAAGTTCCCATGTTTTAGGCATCCGGGGAGGAGTTAATTGACTTAGAAAGCCAGCTTTACCAGAACTCAACACCACAGATACATCTTTGATTTTGGTACTG
This genomic window from Neosynechococcus sphagnicola sy1 contains:
- a CDS encoding pentapeptide repeat-containing protein; amino-acid sequence: MNTKELLSRYAAGQRDFRNLNLMAANLRNLNLSGANLSGANLTKANLTKTNLSHANLTDAVLTGANFTETNLTKANLTNATLSDVNLSHAYLRGTILIGNHPSLPTLESA